The Psychrobacillus sp. FSL K6-2836 nucleotide sequence TTCATTTGTTGAGCTAAATCCATTTATCAAGCACCGTACTGTTGACTTCGGTATGGACAAGCAAGAAGGGCCTGGGGATGGAGTAGTAACTGGTTACGGGAAAGTAAATGGCCGTCCAATATATTTATTTTCGCAAGATTTTACTGTTTTTGGTGGGGCTTTGGGAGAAATGCATGCACTTAAAATTGCTAACGTCATGGATTTAGCGGCTAAAAATGGAGCACCGTTTATTGGCTTAAATGACTCTGGTGGTGCACGTATTCAAGAAGGCGTTGTTTCACTTGATGGATACGGTCAAATTTTTTATCGTAATGCTATATATTCGGGAGTAATACCACAAATTTCTGTCATTTTAGGTCCTTGTGCGGGTGGTGCGGTATATTCGCCGGCAATAACCGATTTTGTGTTTATGACAGATGAAACAAGCCAAATGTTTATCACTGGTCCTAAAGTGATTGAGACCGTTACAGGAGAAAAAATTTCTGCGGAAGATCTAGGTGGATCGAAAGTACATAATACAATAAGTGGAAATGCACATTTCCGTGGGAAAACAGAAGAGGAAGTATTAGAAAGCGTTCGATTGTTATTAAGTTACTTACCTCAAAGCTTTGAAGAAAAGCCTTCTATAGTTGATGTAAAGGCAGAAGACGATTATCGTTCTGATTTAGCTGATATTGTTCCTTTTGAAGCAATTCGTCCTTATGATGTACGAAAGGTTATTGAACAAGTCGTAGATACGGATTCTTTCTTAGAAGTACAAAAAGAATTTGCTAAAAATATTGTGATTGGTCTAGCTCGCATTAAAGGCGAGGTAGTAGGTTTAGTATGTAACCAACCAAAAGTAATGGCTGGAGGATTAGATATAGATTCTTCGGACAAAGCAGCGCGCTTTATTCGTTTTTGTGATGCCTTCAATATTCCAATTATCACTTTTGAAGATGTAACTGGATTCTTCCCTGGTATAAAACAGGAGCATGGTGGAATTATTCGCCATGGAGCTAAAATTTTGTTTGCTTATTCAGAAGCAACCGTACCTAAAATAACAGTTATTTTACGAAAAGCATACGGAGGCGCTTATGTTGCATTGAATTCCAAGTCCATTGGTGCAGATGTTGTTTTCGCATGGCCGAATGCAGAAATAGCAGTTATGGGACCAAACGGAGCTGCCAATATTATTTTTGCCCGTGAAATTGCCCAAAGTGATGATCCTGAGGCAGTACGTGCTGAGAAGATTGAAGAGTACCGAGAGAAATTCGCCAATCCATATGTAGCGGCTTCTATGGGAATGGTCGATGATGTTATTGACCCAAGGGAAACTCGCATTAAGCTAATTCAATCATTAGAAATGATGCGCAATAAAAAAGAAACGAGACCAAATAAAAAACATGGTAATATTCCATTATAAAAAGGAGACTTTTCAAATGAGTCGATTAATAGATGAATTTTTAGAGCTAGTTCAAATAGATTCTGAAACAAAGCATGAAGAAATAATTGCGCCTATATTAAAAAGTAAATTAGAAAAGCTTGGATTTTCAGTAATTGAAGACGATTCTGCTTCTAAAACTGGTCACGGTGCTGGCAACTTAATCGCAACATTAAAGGGATCAAATGATGATGTAGATCCAATATACTTCACTGTCCATATGGATACTGTAGTACCCGGTAAAGGGATTAAACCAGTTATTAAAGAAGACGGTTATATATATTCAGATGGGACAACCATTTTAGGAGCAGATGACAAAGCTGGAATAGCCGCTTTATTTGAAGCGATTCGTCGTTTAAAAGAACAATCAATTGAACACGGTGATATTCAAGTTGTTATTACTGCAGGTGAAGAAAGTGGTTTAGTAGGAGCAAAAGAATTGGATGCTTCTTTACTTACAGCAAAATATGGCTATGCAATTGATAGTGATGGGACTGTCGGGGGAATTGTAACAGCTGCTCCTTTCCAATCAAAACTATGGACAACTATTACTGGAAAAACTGCGCATGCTGGAGTTGCACCTGAAAAAGGTATCTCTGCCATTACTTTAGCTGCTAAAGCCATTTCTGCTATGAAGCTAGGTAGACTAGATGCCGAAACCACGGCTAATATTGGACGTTTCGAAGGTGGACAAGCAACAAATATCGTTTGCGATGAAGTGCATATTCTTTCTGAGGCACGCTCGATTAATAAAGAAAAATTAGATGCCCAAGTAGCGCATATGGTTGCAACATTTGCCGAAACTGCCGAAAAATTTGGTGGTAAAGCAGTGACAGAAACGCAACTAATGTACCCAGGCTTCCATTTTGACGAAGGCCATTCTGTCGTACAGATTGCTAAACGTGCAGTAGAACGGATCGGTAGAACTGCTGACATTAAAACTAGTGGAGGAGGTAGTGATGCCAATGTAATTGCAGGACTTGGTATCCCTACTGTCATCTTGTCCGTAGGTTATGAAGAAATTCATACAACAAATGAACGCATGCCTATTGAAGAGTTAGAGAAACTTGCCGATTTAATAGTAGAGATCGTTTTAGTAGCGGCAGAATAATATAGGAGGTGACTTTGTTGAACAATGAAAAAGTTGTAGTATTTCAATGTGGCAATGAAGAATACGCAGTCTCAATTGAACATGTAGTTTCCATTGAGAAATTAGAGCATATTAATCCGATACCACACTTACCAGATTATTTAATTGGTTTGATGAAAATTCGAGGGGAGCTAGTCCCAATAATCGATTTTGAACAAATTTTGTATAATCGTAGTGGTGTGGATCAGGAATTAGCAAGAGTAGTTACTATGCATACGAAAGATATGACGGTTGGTCTTCTTGTGAAAGAAGCGAAAGAGATTTTAGATATTGATCAGGACAATCTAAAACAAATTGGTTTAGTTAATTATACAAAAACACGTTATTTCACAGCAGTTGCAAACCTAGAAAATCGAATGATTACAATCGTGGACGCTTCTATTTTGGTAAGTTCTTTAGAAGGCTTTAATGATATTCAATCTTATGTAGAAGAAGTTAAGAAAGAAGAGACAATGAATAACTAGTTTCATGATTTAGTCAGGGAAGGTAGCTTATATAGCTACCTTTTTTGAAATAGTAAGTGTAAAAATCTATACAAAAATACTGCAGTTTTTCGTTTCAGACGTTACAAAGGAACCAATGCTAAGAGCGCCACCTCTTGTGGCAAGCCCTTGTGACCAACATACTGTTGCCTCCGCGAGCTAAGCGATAAATCCTTACCGCCACTAAGGGTACGTTGTGATGGTTCATCTGTTTCACTGACCCCGCCGGAGTCGCAACTTTTACGTCAATCAATAAAGTGAGCAGTACCCAATAAGGAGGTTTAGCATAAGTTATCTTTAAGATATTAGAATTATTTTAAGTAAATGTAGTGATAATAATAAGTGGCAATAGTTGTTTAATAGTGTCCGCTATTTTTAGTGTTAATAAAATGAAATAGTAAATGTGTACTTAGTAAAGAAGCGAAATAGTGAACGAAATTGTATCTTCGTGAGTTTTTTCTATAATATATCGACAAGTCTGCCCAAAGCTTTTCGAAAACAATAGATACCAGTTTTAACCTACAAGGGTTTTTGCACTTTTCTAATTAGCTAACTATGTTTATACATTTTATGAAGGAGGGGAATAGCTTGTCGGGAAAACATCGAATTATCTTTCACTTAGATATGAATAGCTTTTATGCATCTGTTGAACAAGCACATGACCCCTCTTTAAAAGGAAAGGCTATTGCTATCGCAGGTAATCCTAAGGAAAGACGGGGGATATTAGTTACATGCTCTTATGAGGCAAGGGCTAGAGGTGTGTATACAACAATGTCCGTGTGGGAGGCTAAACGAAAATGTCCTGAACTGATTTTATTGCCTCCTAATTTTGAACGCTACAGAATTGCCTCTAAAGCAATGTTCGAAATTTTAAGGTCCTATACTCATCTTGTAGAGCCAGTTTCAATAGACGAAGGGTATGTGGATGTTTCTGAAGTTGACATGGAGAACGATGCAGTAAGTTTTGCTAAATCTATTCAAGATCGTATTATTCGTGAGTTAGATTTACCTTGTTCTATTGGAATTGCTCCTAACAAATTTCTAGCTAAAACGGCATCCAATTTAAAAAAACCTATGGGTATAACCGTTTTACGGAAAAGAGAGGTAGGAGAAATTCTGTGGCCACTTCCAGTAATAGACATGCATGGGATAGGAGAAAGTACTGCAAGAAAGTTGGAATCCATTGGTATTAATACTATAGGAGATTTGGCCAATGCAAACCCTAATTTACTAAAAGAAAAACTTGGGAAAAATGGAGTCCGACTTCTAAATCGAGCAAATGGTACGGATAATAGAGAGGTAGATCCTGAATCTATCTATGATACAAAAAGTGTTGGAAATTCAACAACATTGCCTTATGATGAATCGAATATAGAGGACCTTGAGAAGGTATTTATTCGGTTATCAAAAAAAGTAGCTGCCAGACTTGATGCAAAAAATTTAGCTGGAAGGTCCATTACAATACATATACGGGACGCTAATTGGAAAAACAAAACGAGAAGTAAAACAGTATCTAACAGGCTCTATAAGGAAAAGGAGATATTTCAATTGGCATTAGATCTATTTCACACTTCTTGGAATGGCGATCCGATCCGTTTATTAGGTGTGACTGTAAATAATGTCTATGACAAGGGAGAATCGGTAGAGCAGCTATCCATTTTTAACTTTGAAGAACATGCCAAAGAGGAGCCAATATTAAGGCTTGTGGAGCAATTGCAAGGTAAATTCGGAGAAGATAGTATTAAGCGTGGAATGAAAATAAAAAAGAAACCTTCCTTGGATTCAAAAACAAGTTTTAGTAAAGACTTCTTAGATGATCACCATCAATAATGCTGATTCTGATGTACAAATGAATCGTTCAAATACGTTAATGTATGTATATCAGATGTAGTTGGTAATGCAAAATTTTGTTGATAATTTTCAATTCCTTTACCAGTAATAACGATAAAGTCATTATCTTGAGCATGGTCCCATGCGTACTGAATAGCCAAAGTTCGATCCGGAATAATCATACACTTGTTCAATGGATCCAGTGAAGTGAGTTCTTCTAGCATTTGTTGTGTTGGTACCCCATTTAAATCATCAAAAGTTAAGATACATGTATGACAGTTATCTAAAGAAATCTGCACCATATTTGTCCTTTTTTGCATGTCTCTATTTCCCCTAAATCCAAAAATATGAATGATTCTTTGGGGACTATATAAGTTAGCGGTTTCTAAAATGTGAGAAAAGGCATTTCCAGTATGGGCGTAATCTACTATGAAATTTGCTCCCTTTGGATGTTGAAACACCTCAAACCTCCCTGGAACTCCACTAAAATGTTGTAATGAATTCTCAATTTCTAATGGTTCGATATTTAAAGAAGCTGCTGTTGAAAAAGCGAGTGCGGCATTTTCTAAATTATGTTTGCCTTTCATGCGATTATTAATGGAGTAGCTCCTCGGATGTCGTTTACTCAACACTAACGATTCATTACTTATGATATGTGTAGGATCTGTCCCATTTAATTTAACAACTTCTCTATTCAATGAAGAGACATACTCACAAAGCCGTTCTCCCCATATTGAGTCGGATTTGATCACGGCAATTCCACTCGGTTTTAAATAGTTGAATAATGATTGCTTAGCCAAATAGTAGGATTCCATATTTTTATGGTAATCTAAATGTTCATAGTCTAAATTAGTGAAAACACAACAATCAAATCGTAGACCCTCGATGCGAGCCTGAGCCAAACCATGGGAGGAAACTTCCATTATGACAGCACGATCATTACTTGTAGCCATAAGCTGATTTAATGTTAAAGCA carries:
- a CDS encoding acyl-CoA carboxylase subunit beta, whose protein sequence is MDIYEKINDLYDRKRKIELGGGDDRIEKQHEKGKLTARERIELLVDKDSFVELNPFIKHRTVDFGMDKQEGPGDGVVTGYGKVNGRPIYLFSQDFTVFGGALGEMHALKIANVMDLAAKNGAPFIGLNDSGGARIQEGVVSLDGYGQIFYRNAIYSGVIPQISVILGPCAGGAVYSPAITDFVFMTDETSQMFITGPKVIETVTGEKISAEDLGGSKVHNTISGNAHFRGKTEEEVLESVRLLLSYLPQSFEEKPSIVDVKAEDDYRSDLADIVPFEAIRPYDVRKVIEQVVDTDSFLEVQKEFAKNIVIGLARIKGEVVGLVCNQPKVMAGGLDIDSSDKAARFIRFCDAFNIPIITFEDVTGFFPGIKQEHGGIIRHGAKILFAYSEATVPKITVILRKAYGGAYVALNSKSIGADVVFAWPNAEIAVMGPNGAANIIFAREIAQSDDPEAVRAEKIEEYREKFANPYVAASMGMVDDVIDPRETRIKLIQSLEMMRNKKETRPNKKHGNIPL
- a CDS encoding M20/M25/M40 family metallo-hydrolase, translated to MSRLIDEFLELVQIDSETKHEEIIAPILKSKLEKLGFSVIEDDSASKTGHGAGNLIATLKGSNDDVDPIYFTVHMDTVVPGKGIKPVIKEDGYIYSDGTTILGADDKAGIAALFEAIRRLKEQSIEHGDIQVVITAGEESGLVGAKELDASLLTAKYGYAIDSDGTVGGIVTAAPFQSKLWTTITGKTAHAGVAPEKGISAITLAAKAISAMKLGRLDAETTANIGRFEGGQATNIVCDEVHILSEARSINKEKLDAQVAHMVATFAETAEKFGGKAVTETQLMYPGFHFDEGHSVVQIAKRAVERIGRTADIKTSGGGSDANVIAGLGIPTVILSVGYEEIHTTNERMPIEELEKLADLIVEIVLVAAE
- a CDS encoding chemotaxis protein CheW, which gives rise to MNNEKVVVFQCGNEEYAVSIEHVVSIEKLEHINPIPHLPDYLIGLMKIRGELVPIIDFEQILYNRSGVDQELARVVTMHTKDMTVGLLVKEAKEILDIDQDNLKQIGLVNYTKTRYFTAVANLENRMITIVDASILVSSLEGFNDIQSYVEEVKKEETMNN
- a CDS encoding DNA polymerase IV, whose amino-acid sequence is MKEGNSLSGKHRIIFHLDMNSFYASVEQAHDPSLKGKAIAIAGNPKERRGILVTCSYEARARGVYTTMSVWEAKRKCPELILLPPNFERYRIASKAMFEILRSYTHLVEPVSIDEGYVDVSEVDMENDAVSFAKSIQDRIIRELDLPCSIGIAPNKFLAKTASNLKKPMGITVLRKREVGEILWPLPVIDMHGIGESTARKLESIGINTIGDLANANPNLLKEKLGKNGVRLLNRANGTDNREVDPESIYDTKSVGNSTTLPYDESNIEDLEKVFIRLSKKVAARLDAKNLAGRSITIHIRDANWKNKTRSKTVSNRLYKEKEIFQLALDLFHTSWNGDPIRLLGVTVNNVYDKGESVEQLSIFNFEEHAKEEPILRLVEQLQGKFGEDSIKRGMKIKKKPSLDSKTSFSKDFLDDHHQ
- a CDS encoding UDP-N-acetylmuramoyl-L-alanyl-D-glutamate--2,6-diaminopimelate ligase; translated protein: MKLETLIKPLGINISKEDESIEIDGLAFNSAKVEKNFIFVAISGTLNDGHEFIEEAISNGACVIIGEENLSSIGVPYIRVFNSRKALGLLANVFYENPTQHKIMIGITGTNGKTTTSYMLKHILESAGVSCSLFGSISTIINGVENLSTHTTLDALTLNQLMATSNDRAVIMEVSSHGLAQARIEGLRFDCCVFTNLDYEHLDYHKNMESYYLAKQSLFNYLKPSGIAVIKSDSIWGERLCEYVSSLNREVVKLNGTDPTHIISNESLVLSKRHPRSYSINNRMKGKHNLENAALAFSTAASLNIEPLEIENSLQHFSGVPGRFEVFQHPKGANFIVDYAHTGNAFSHILETANLYSPQRIIHIFGFRGNRDMQKRTNMVQISLDNCHTCILTFDDLNGVPTQQMLEELTSLDPLNKCMIIPDRTLAIQYAWDHAQDNDFIVITGKGIENYQQNFALPTTSDIHTLTYLNDSFVHQNQHY